Genomic DNA from Methanosarcina sp. MTP4:
AGGTCCATTTGAGCTGGTGAGGGGAGATTATGGGGGGCAATCAGGACAATGAAGAAATCAAAGAACAAGTTGAAGACCTTGCAAAAGAAATAACGCAAAAGTATGTCCGGGAGCTCAATTCAGAGGCACTTAAAAAAGCCTTAAAAAACAAAACCAGGAATTTGAGTGAGAAAGAAACAAAAAAGTTAGAAAACCAGCTTAAAGACCTGACTAACGAGGAGAAACTCTCCAGGTTCAAAGAAGCCTCCGATGAAATCGTAAAAGGTATCCTTGACGGCAACATAACGGGTGAAAAAGCAATCGAGCAAATAAGTGGAGTACTTGAAAAACCTTTAAAAATAAAAATATCACTTCCGGGCAGAGCAGCACTTTCTTTTAAAAACATACCTCTGACTGTAAAAATAGCAATTTACATACTGATTCCCTTTATAGTCGCCACGGCCCTTTGTATTATGCCCTCACTATCGGTATCCGAAGGTGACATGAGCTTTAACCTTGCAGAAGGGGAATCCGATTCGGATCAATTCCAAATATCAAATCCCGGAGCCGGAGTTCTGTTATGGACGACAAGCTCGGACCAGCCATGGATAAACCTGAGCCCGAAAAGAGGAGCAAATACGTGCAACGTTATTGTTCAGGTTGATGCGGAGGATATGGAAGAAGGGACGTACGAAGGAACCATTACCATAGAATCGCCTGCAGGAACGGAACAGTGCCCGGTCTACCTGTCGGTGGAACCTTTAACTGAAAGTCGGGATCCTATTTTGGCCGTTGATCCGGACCCACTATATTTTAACTTCAGTTTGATAAAGAGGGAATCAAAAAAGGAATTAGAGATATCAAATGTCGGAGAGGAAACCCTCGAGTGGGAAGCGAGTGCCGATAAACCATGGATAAACCTGAGCCCGGAAAGTGGAACAAATTCAGGCACAGTAACAGTTGAGGTTCAAGTGGATAAGCTGGATTCCGGAATCCATGAAGGAAATATTACAATAAACTCAAACGGAGGAATTAAGGTGGTCAATTTATACTTGATTGATATTATATATCGGAATCAATACATATTGATAATCTGGGAAAAACCTGTTCCTTTTACTCTACCTGATAATCTTCATGAAAACATAACTCCCTAACTCCATGTCTCGTAAGAAATATGCCACTTTAGATCCCCAAGCACTTTTTTTCAAAACAGAGCACTCTTTTTTAAAGCAGGAAAGACTTAAGGCTAACAAATACGGTCAAATTTTTAACCCTCACATAAATCCTAAAATTCATGACACAGAAAAAACTGTAAAAAATTCCTTTCTTCTATACAATGGTGGTCTTTTTGTCTTCAAAACCTAGCCGTGAAACTTTTATCAGGTCTCTTGTGGACCTTCTCAGAAAAGCGGAAACCGGACTTTCCGATGATGTTGTAAATGCTATCAAAAAAGCCGAGGCCAGTGAGGAAAACCCTGTTGCAAAGTCCCAGCTCCAGGCAATCTTGAAAAACATCGAAATTGCCGAAACCCACGGAGTTCCCATCTGCCAGGACACAGGCATCCTGATCTTTTTTGTGGAGCTTGGAAGCGAGTTCCATGCAGGGTTTGATCTTGAAGCTGCAATCCGGGAAGCATCCGCCCTTGCAACAAAGGAAATCCCGCTCCGCCCCAACGCCGTGGACCCCCTGACCCGGAAAAATAGCGGGGACAATACTGGAAACGGGATCCCGGACATCAACTGGAAACTTGTGCCGGGAAAGCAGCTGAAAATCACGGTTGCCCCCAAAGGTGCGGGTTCGGAAAATATGAGCGCTCTTCGGATGCTGAACCCCACTGAAGTGGGAAGTATCAAGAAATTCGTGCTCGAAACAGTAACAAGCGCTGGCGGGATGCCCTGCCCTCCCCTTACTCTCGGGATAGGGATCGGAGGCTCTTTTGACAAATCTGCCAGGCTTGCAAAAGAAGCTCTTCTGGAACCCCTTGACATTCCCATGAACGAGTTTGAAGAGGAAATCCTGGAAGCCGTAAACACCCTTGGAATCGGGTGCATGGGGCTAGGGGGAAGCACAACCGCCCTTGCAGTCCACGTAAGAACCGCCCACTGCCACACGGCTTCCCTTCCTGTTGCGCTGAACATCCAGTGCTGGGCAAACCGGCACGCTTCAATCGTATTCAGGGGGGATGAATAATGGAGTGGCACCTGAAGACCCCGCTGAGCCCGGAGGACGTCAAAAAGCTCGAAACCGGGGACATAGTCTATATCTCCGGAGAGATCCTGACAGCCCGGGACGAAGCCCATGCCCGCATCCTGGAATTTGCGGAAAAAGGAGAAGAGCTTCCTTTCTCCCTGGAAGGAGCGGTAATCTACCACTGCGGCCCCCTCATACAGCAAATAGGGGAAGGAAAAGACGAAGAGGAAAAAGAAAGAGAAGAAGGGGAGGAAGGGAAGCGGGGATGGAAAGTGGTCTCAGCCGGCCCCACCACCAGCGGCAGGATGTCAAAGATGACCCCTCCGCTCCTGGAAACCCACAACGTGCGGGCAGTCATCGGGAAAGGCGGGATGAAAAATGTATCCGAAGCCATGAAAGACAAATGTGTCTATCTTGCCTACACCGGAGGTTGTGCAGCCCTTGCCGCCGAACTGATAAAGGAAGTAAAAACCGTCCACTGGCTTGACCTGGGGATGCCCGAAGCTGTCTGGGTCCTGAAAGTCGAGGAGTTCGGCCCTCTTATCGTGGGGATTGATTCTAAAGGCAGGGACATATTTACGGAAGTAAGGGAAAAGGCTGAAAAAGTGCTTGCAGAGATGGAAAACTGAAAAAGTGTTCTTGGAATTAAAAACTAAAAAGTGATTGCAGAAATAAAAACTGAAAAAATCCTTTCAGGAATGAAAAAACCGAATTAAAAAGTTGAGCTCAAAGCCTGAGCTCAAACCAATTTTTATTCTTCTTTAGGCACAAGGATTTCAGGCGGCAGGAAGATCGAGACGATTATGCCGAATATTGTGACGATCACCAGCCCCAATAAGGTAGTTCTTATCCCCTTAATACGGGCTATTTCGTTTATCCTCAGGATTTCTTCGCCAAGGTCAGGGGGGACACCTTCCAGGGCGGCCTGCAGTTCTTCGTCGCTCAAAAATTGCACATTCTCTTCTACCGCAGATACCAGGTCGGGCTTGAGGTCCTCCGGAATGGCAGTACTGTCATCGATTAAGGTAATGGCTCCTACTGCCAGGCCTGCAACCAGGAGAGAGCCCATCAGCGCAGTCCCGATGGCCATGCCCAGGTTCTGGGAAGTGCCCATCAGGGCAGCCGTCTCGCTGGTCCTTTCGGGAACTACCTGAGAAAGCACGAGGTTCATTACCTGGGACGCTATGAGCCCCCCGCCTATACCTACCAGGGCAAACCCGGTCATAAGACCAAGCCCTCTGACCTCCACGTCAATGGTTGC
This window encodes:
- a CDS encoding BACON domain-containing protein; the encoded protein is MGGNQDNEEIKEQVEDLAKEITQKYVRELNSEALKKALKNKTRNLSEKETKKLENQLKDLTNEEKLSRFKEASDEIVKGILDGNITGEKAIEQISGVLEKPLKIKISLPGRAALSFKNIPLTVKIAIYILIPFIVATALCIMPSLSVSEGDMSFNLAEGESDSDQFQISNPGAGVLLWTTSSDQPWINLSPKRGANTCNVIVQVDAEDMEEGTYEGTITIESPAGTEQCPVYLSVEPLTESRDPILAVDPDPLYFNFSLIKRESKKELEISNVGEETLEWEASADKPWINLSPESGTNSGTVTVEVQVDKLDSGIHEGNITINSNGGIKVVNLYLIDIIYRNQYILIIWEKPVPFTLPDNLHENITP
- a CDS encoding fumarate hydratase; this encodes MSSKPSRETFIRSLVDLLRKAETGLSDDVVNAIKKAEASEENPVAKSQLQAILKNIEIAETHGVPICQDTGILIFFVELGSEFHAGFDLEAAIREASALATKEIPLRPNAVDPLTRKNSGDNTGNGIPDINWKLVPGKQLKITVAPKGAGSENMSALRMLNPTEVGSIKKFVLETVTSAGGMPCPPLTLGIGIGGSFDKSARLAKEALLEPLDIPMNEFEEEILEAVNTLGIGCMGLGGSTTALAVHVRTAHCHTASLPVALNIQCWANRHASIVFRGDE
- a CDS encoding FumA C-terminus/TtdB family hydratase beta subunit, producing the protein MEWHLKTPLSPEDVKKLETGDIVYISGEILTARDEAHARILEFAEKGEELPFSLEGAVIYHCGPLIQQIGEGKDEEEKEREEGEEGKRGWKVVSAGPTTSGRMSKMTPPLLETHNVRAVIGKGGMKNVSEAMKDKCVYLAYTGGCAALAAELIKEVKTVHWLDLGMPEAVWVLKVEEFGPLIVGIDSKGRDIFTEVREKAEKVLAEMEN